One Nostocoides sp. HKS02 genomic window carries:
- the sigE gene encoding RNA polymerase sigma factor SigE translates to MTATDTIGAPQGEVQPAVQQAWVPPTWEEIVEQHSARVYRLAYRLTGNQHDAEDLTHDVFIRVFRSLHSYQPGTFEGWLHRITTNVFLDKMRRKQRIRFDALSDESAARLPTREAGPEATFDATHFDDDVQRALDALSPDFRAAVVLCDIEGLSYEEIAATLGVKLGTVRSRIHRGRAQLREALAHRDPALGRAATDFEPAPAPKRRLPVIGRAVPGSR, encoded by the coding sequence GTGACCGCGACCGACACGATCGGCGCGCCGCAGGGGGAGGTCCAGCCGGCTGTCCAGCAGGCCTGGGTACCCCCCACCTGGGAGGAGATCGTCGAGCAGCACTCTGCCCGCGTCTACCGCCTGGCGTACCGCCTCACCGGCAACCAGCACGACGCCGAGGACCTCACCCACGACGTGTTCATCCGGGTCTTCCGCTCGTTGCACTCCTACCAGCCCGGCACCTTCGAGGGCTGGCTGCACCGCATCACCACCAACGTCTTCCTCGACAAGATGCGCCGCAAGCAGCGGATCCGCTTCGATGCGCTCTCCGACGAGTCGGCGGCCCGGCTGCCCACCCGTGAGGCCGGGCCCGAGGCGACGTTCGACGCGACCCACTTCGACGACGACGTCCAGCGCGCGCTCGATGCGCTCTCGCCCGACTTTCGCGCCGCCGTGGTGCTGTGTGACATCGAGGGCCTGTCCTACGAGGAGATCGCGGCGACCCTGGGCGTGAAGCTCGGCACCGTGCGCTCCCGCATCCACCGTGGCCGCGCCCAGCTGCGCGAGGCCCTCGCCCACCGCGACCCCGCCCTCGGGCGCGCCGCGACGGACTTCGAGCCCGCGCCGGCTCCCAAGCGCCGCCTGCCGGTGATCGGCCGGGCGGTGCCCGGATCGCGATGA
- a CDS encoding O-methyltransferase: MSAQKPASWAYAEEFVTENEVIEQARRRGEELGAIPVGNGAGVLLRLLAAAVKAKSVVEVGTGAGTSGLWMLQGMPEDGILTTIDVEPEHQGSARKAYAEAGIAHQRTRVITGRALDVLPRMTDGAYDMVLIDGDKREYPDYVDHAIRLLRSGGVLVLDNMLWHDKVADPAARDAETVVLRDLGKRLRDDDRLVPALLPVGDGVFAAVKR, encoded by the coding sequence ATGAGTGCACAGAAGCCCGCCAGCTGGGCGTACGCCGAGGAGTTCGTCACCGAGAACGAGGTGATCGAGCAGGCTCGTCGGCGCGGCGAGGAGCTCGGGGCGATCCCGGTGGGCAACGGTGCCGGCGTGCTGCTTCGGCTGCTCGCTGCCGCGGTGAAGGCCAAGTCCGTCGTCGAGGTCGGCACGGGCGCAGGCACCTCGGGACTGTGGATGCTCCAGGGCATGCCGGAGGACGGCATCCTCACGACGATCGACGTCGAGCCCGAGCACCAGGGCTCGGCCCGCAAGGCGTATGCCGAGGCGGGCATCGCCCACCAGCGCACCCGCGTCATCACAGGGCGGGCGCTCGACGTGCTGCCCCGGATGACCGACGGCGCCTACGACATGGTGCTCATCGACGGCGACAAGCGGGAGTACCCCGACTACGTCGACCACGCGATCCGCCTGCTGCGCTCCGGCGGGGTGCTCGTCCTCGACAACATGCTCTGGCACGACAAGGTCGCCGACCCCGCCGCGCGCGACGCCGAGACGGTCGTGCTGCGCGACCTGGGCAAGCGGCTGCGCGACGACGACCGCTTGGTGCCGGCACTGCTGCCCGTGGGCGACGGGGTCTTCGCGGCCGTCAAGCGCTGA
- a CDS encoding S1C family serine protease, with the protein MSDERDPADPWQPPDQQPDQQPDSTGPVDVEHTRELSGSPVPPAPPTSSWWADEPTGWPATAPGPAEATGWPVPSAADAPPASGVADPAYAGSPQAAGQAGSGAYAGQAGYGAQDAAWAASQPAPTTADRRTGPGWGALVAVAAVASLVAAILGGLFGGWLGATNRVDFSSLDRGQTTIPRAGAGATARPSGSIASIAAAALPSVVTIKVKGADGAGTGSGFVIDHAGHILTNNHVVAGAAAGGSITVELSDGSQVDATVTGHDGSYDLAVIKIARTDLPPLTMGISKDVVVGDPVIAVGAPLGLESTVTSGIVSALNRPVSPGGDGNTQSFINAIQTDAAINPGNSGGPLLDMQGHVIGVNSAIARVPGTTDTQSGNIGVGFSIPSDQAVKTAEQLIKTGKAQHPVIGVVLDRQYSGAGVRILQQKTASSGDPVDPNGPAGKAGIKAGDVIVEFDGRRVNAPDDLVVAIRAKNVGDHVSMKVRRGSQTISVTLVLSGTSGS; encoded by the coding sequence ATGAGCGACGAGCGCGATCCGGCCGACCCCTGGCAGCCGCCCGATCAGCAGCCCGATCAGCAGCCTGACTCGACCGGTCCGGTTGACGTCGAGCACACGCGTGAGCTTTCCGGTTCGCCGGTCCCACCCGCGCCGCCCACGTCCTCCTGGTGGGCCGACGAGCCCACGGGGTGGCCGGCCACGGCCCCCGGTCCCGCCGAGGCGACCGGTTGGCCGGTGCCGTCGGCGGCCGACGCGCCGCCGGCATCGGGTGTCGCCGACCCCGCGTACGCAGGCTCGCCCCAAGCCGCCGGGCAGGCCGGGTCCGGCGCGTATGCCGGGCAGGCCGGGTACGGCGCCCAGGACGCCGCGTGGGCAGCCAGCCAGCCCGCCCCGACCACCGCCGACCGGCGCACCGGCCCGGGCTGGGGCGCCCTAGTCGCCGTCGCGGCAGTGGCCTCGCTCGTCGCCGCGATCCTCGGTGGGTTGTTCGGGGGGTGGCTCGGCGCGACGAACCGGGTCGACTTCAGCAGCCTCGACCGCGGCCAGACCACCATCCCGAGGGCTGGCGCGGGCGCCACCGCCCGTCCGTCGGGGAGCATCGCCTCGATCGCGGCGGCCGCCCTGCCGAGCGTGGTCACCATCAAGGTCAAGGGCGCCGACGGTGCCGGGACGGGCTCCGGGTTCGTGATCGACCACGCCGGCCACATCCTCACCAACAACCACGTGGTCGCCGGCGCCGCAGCAGGCGGGTCCATCACCGTCGAGCTGAGCGACGGCTCCCAGGTCGACGCGACGGTCACCGGCCACGACGGGTCCTACGACCTGGCCGTCATCAAGATCGCGCGCACCGACCTGCCGCCCCTGACCATGGGCATCTCCAAGGACGTCGTCGTGGGTGACCCGGTGATCGCGGTCGGGGCCCCGCTGGGACTCGAGTCCACCGTCACGAGCGGCATCGTCAGTGCCCTCAACCGCCCGGTCAGCCCGGGAGGCGACGGCAACACGCAGTCGTTCATCAACGCGATCCAGACCGACGCTGCGATCAACCCCGGCAACAGCGGCGGGCCGCTGCTCGACATGCAGGGTCACGTCATCGGGGTGAACTCCGCGATCGCTCGCGTGCCGGGCACCACCGACACGCAGTCCGGCAACATCGGGGTCGGGTTCTCGATCCCGAGCGACCAGGCCGTGAAGACGGCCGAGCAGCTGATCAAGACGGGCAAGGCCCAGCACCCGGTGATCGGCGTCGTCCTCGACCGCCAGTACTCCGGCGCGGGCGTCCGCATCCTCCAGCAGAAGACCGCCTCGAGCGGTGACCCCGTCGACCCCAACGGCCCCGCAGGCAAGGCCGGGATCAAGGCCGGCGATGTCATCGTCGAGTTCGACGGTCGGCGGGTCAACGCGCCCGACGACCTCGTCGTGGCGATCCGGGCGAAGAACGTCGGCGACCACGTGAGCATGAAGGTCCGTCGGGGCAGCCAGACGATCTCTGTCACCCTGGTCCTGTCCGGCACCTCCGGCAGCTGA